Genomic DNA from Burkholderia vietnamiensis LMG 10929:
TGCGGCTGGCGGCGGCACGGGAAACGGCACGCGCGGTCGATCGTGCCGACGAGGCGGTGACGCAGGCCGACGACAAGGTGGCTGATGCGGCCGCCGCGGTGGCCGGTGCGCAGGCACGCGTTCAGCCGCTGCTGCAGCTGGCGGCGGTCGCGACGATCGATGCGGCGTTGCCGCTGGCCGAGCGCTCGGATCGGCAGCGCGCGCTTCGACAGGCCGTGGACGCCGCGAAGCAAGCGCTGGTGCGCGACGGCGACGGGTTGTCCCAGTCGGCGATCGAGGCGGAAGTCGAGGAGCAGGACATCGCCGACGTGCCCGCGCAGCTCGAAGAAGTGAAGCAGGCGCTCAGCGACATCGGCGCGCGCCTGAACGCGCTCGCCCAGCAACAGGTCGTCGCGCAGCAGGCGTTCGGCGCGATCGACGGACAGGCCAACGCGGCGCTGGCCGAGGCGAAGCGCCAGGAAGCGTTGGCGGCGATGGGCGAGGCGGCCGAGCAGTATCTCGAAGCCGCTACGGCGAGCCGTCTGCTGAAGTGGGCGATCGATCGCTATCGCGACCAGAAGCAGGGGCCGATGCTGCGCCGCGCGGGCGAGATTTTCGCGGGGCTCACGCTCGGCGAATTCGCGCGGCTCACCGTCGACACCGAACGGTCGCCGCCCGCGCTGTATGCGCGGCGCACGAAGGGCACGTCGGTGGACGTCGCGGGCCTGAGCGAAGGCACGCGCGACCAGCTGTTCCTCGCGCTGCGGATCGCGGCGCTCGAATTGCAGCTTGCCAGCCGGCCCGGCCTGCCATTCGTTGCCGACGACCTGTTCATCAACTTCGACGATACGCGTGCGAAGGCGGGGCTCGAGGCGCTGCGCGATCTGTCGACGCGCACGCAGGTGCTGTTCCTCACGCACCACGATCACTTGCTGCCGCTCGTGCGCGACGTGTTCGGCGTGCAGGTGAACGTGGTGGCGTTGCAGCGCGAGGCGACCGGTGCGTGATGGCGAGCGGCGCGCTACCCGATAGGTGGGAATGGTCGTCGCGGACAGGTAGTATGTGCGGTTGCGAAATGCCGACGGCCGGCCCGCTCGTCGCGGGCCGGCCACACGAGGGAGCGACATGAACAAGCTGGTAGCCGCCATCGCGTTCGCGGCCGACAAACACCGAAATCAGCGACGCAAGGACGAAGACGCGTCGCCGTACATCAATCACCCGATCGCGCTCGCCGACGTGCTGGCCAACGAGGCAGGCATCGACGACGAGCGCGTGCTCGTCGCGGCGGTGCTGCACGACACGATCGAGGATACGGAGACCACCGAGCAGGAACTGCTGCGACTGTTCGGCAAGGACGTCGCGGACATCGTGATGGAAGTCAGCGACGACAAGTCGTTGCCGAAAGATGAGCGCAAGCGCCTGCAGGTCGAGCATGCGGGCAGCATCAGCCGGCGTGCGAAGCTCGTGAAGCTCGCCGACAAGGTCTGCAATGTGCGCGACATCGCGCGGCATCCGCCGGCCGACTGGCCGATCGAGCGCAAGCGCGCGTATTTCGACTGGGCGAAGTCGGTCGTCGACCGGATGCGCGGCGTGCATCCTGGCCTTGAAGCGCTCTTCGATGCCGCGTACACCGCGCGGCCCGCCGAGTGATAGGCGGCCATGCCGGCGGCCCGATTTCGATCCGTCGCGCGACCGCTGCCCGCGGTGGCGGGTGTCGACGTGGGCGGCGACAAGAAACAATGCGATCTGGTGATCCTGCGCGGCGCGGCGATCGTCTATAGCGCGGCGCGGATCGCGCCCGAGGCGCTGCCCGCGCTGTGTATCGAGCATGACGTGG
This window encodes:
- a CDS encoding HD domain-containing protein, giving the protein MNKLVAAIAFAADKHRNQRRKDEDASPYINHPIALADVLANEAGIDDERVLVAAVLHDTIEDTETTEQELLRLFGKDVADIVMEVSDDKSLPKDERKRLQVEHAGSISRRAKLVKLADKVCNVRDIARHPPADWPIERKRAYFDWAKSVVDRMRGVHPGLEALFDAAYTARPAE